One genomic region from Pyrobaculum islandicum DSM 4184 encodes:
- a CDS encoding DUF711 family protein, with translation MRIRAVTLHVRWDDDFSIVDKFLQVTKDINALTIRISVSPPPPGQVEKVIKTLRDRGVKYISALHLYYNAEDIYRLVSQYEVFGTLNDVLEYVKFLKNIYSKGEIHLSRYISLIIGGHVYNSPYFPASLSTERGLSVSLLYPNDIENVDDISFILKKGEEVGRYIAELIGVKFLGLDGSLSPWGEESVAKAVERIFGMRLGNVGSHYAIYRLNKAIKEAEVKKVGFNEVMLPLAEDEELKRLIREGVLDLSKLISYISVCVPGLDMAPIKISQWDRLRRLLYDLLAIAEVKKRPIGVRIFPVDTDEYYIEGFGNTPALVLG, from the coding sequence ATGAGAATTAGGGCGGTCACTCTTCATGTAAGGTGGGATGACGACTTCTCTATTGTAGATAAGTTTCTCCAAGTTACAAAAGACATTAACGCTTTAACTATCCGTATATCTGTATCACCGCCGCCTCCTGGACAAGTTGAAAAAGTTATAAAAACTCTTAGAGACCGCGGCGTAAAGTATATTTCGGCTCTACATTTGTATTACAATGCGGAGGATATCTATAGGCTTGTTTCTCAGTACGAAGTCTTTGGCACTCTAAACGATGTATTAGAATATGTGAAATTTTTAAAGAACATATATTCTAAAGGGGAGATACATCTCTCTCGCTACATCTCTCTCATAATAGGGGGACATGTTTATAATTCGCCGTATTTTCCAGCATCTTTATCAACCGAGCGCGGACTTTCGGTATCTCTTTTATATCCAAACGATATAGAGAACGTAGATGATATTAGCTTTATTTTAAAAAAAGGAGAGGAGGTGGGTAGATACATCGCCGAACTAATTGGCGTCAAGTTCCTAGGGTTAGACGGCTCACTATCGCCTTGGGGAGAGGAGAGTGTGGCAAAAGCCGTAGAGAGGATTTTTGGTATGAGGCTTGGCAATGTGGGTTCACATTATGCAATCTACAGACTAAACAAGGCGATTAAAGAAGCGGAGGTTAAAAAGGTCGGCTTTAATGAAGTCATGCTCCCTCTTGCCGAGGACGAGGAGCTTAAGCGACTTATAAGAGAGGGTGTTCTTGATCTTTCCAAGCTTATTAGCTATATCTCGGTGTGTGTGCCTGGTCTTGATATGGCGCCGATAAAGATAAGCCAGTGGGATAGGTTGAGACGACTGTTATACGACTTACTGGCAATAGCCGAGGTAAAGAAACGGCCAATTGGCGTGAGGATTTTCCCTGTAGATACAGACGAGTATTACATAGAAGGCTTCGGAAACACTCCAGCGCTAGTCCTTGGATAA
- a CDS encoding N-glycosylase/DNA lyase → MEVIDVDRAEAVASVIRRLEIKREQYLDQRLYPPPDDPLESQLAYFVSMVAIDHRTSLWEPFEGEIEGEFFHGADALYRLGRIAYDKGFFKAEKLARLTPSEAELLLSLGGKRVWDFHTRVLLLRDVGRKAMLRGGFEKLVSRERISDLQKSLKDLRAYEDPVGKKVMLLAKFLDGRRLADFRDLNEADVPVDNHLSRVAYRLGIVDINYDFLESGVEVTREEDIRLREAVKTAWRIVAKFADIHPFALDDYLWSFGRKICIRESPKCDICPLKEVCKAYSLSRFPPEHLHTITWYY, encoded by the coding sequence GTGGAAGTTATAGATGTAGATAGAGCCGAGGCTGTCGCTAGTGTAATAAGAAGACTAGAGATAAAACGTGAACAATATCTAGACCAACGCCTCTATCCTCCGCCCGACGATCCCTTGGAGAGTCAATTGGCATACTTTGTATCTATGGTCGCCATAGACCATAGAACTAGTCTCTGGGAGCCATTTGAAGGGGAGATAGAGGGGGAATTCTTCCACGGAGCAGACGCGCTTTATAGACTTGGGAGAATAGCCTACGACAAGGGTTTTTTCAAAGCTGAAAAACTCGCCAGACTTACACCGTCTGAGGCAGAGCTTCTCCTTTCGCTTGGGGGGAAAAGGGTGTGGGACTTCCACACTAGAGTGTTACTACTTAGAGATGTGGGACGTAAAGCTATGTTACGTGGCGGTTTTGAAAAACTAGTCTCAAGAGAGAGAATTTCAGATCTTCAAAAGTCGCTAAAAGACCTCCGAGCATATGAGGATCCGGTAGGGAAGAAGGTTATGTTACTTGCCAAGTTTCTAGATGGGAGAAGGTTAGCCGATTTCAGAGATTTAAACGAAGCAGATGTTCCAGTTGATAACCACCTCTCCAGAGTGGCCTATAGATTAGGCATAGTTGATATCAACTACGATTTTTTAGAAAGTGGCGTTGAGGTAACGCGGGAGGAAGACATTAGACTTAGGGAGGCTGTCAAAACGGCATGGAGAATAGTTGCAAAATTTGCAGACATACACCCATTCGCCCTAGACGACTACCTATGGTCCTTTGGCAGAAAGATTTGTATTCGTGAATCTCCTAAATGCGATATTTGTCCACTTAAGGAGGTTTGTAAAGCTTATTCTCTGTCGAGATTTCCGCCAGAACATTTACATACAATCACGTGGTATTACTAG
- a CDS encoding 6-pyruvoyl trahydropterin synthase family protein, translating into MRTCVELRGSISVAHNPSFSPKWARIHGHDYVITVGICRDGYTDVVVDAAEVSEKFRKVLTSMDGRYLASPFEKLPPDIKDVYIVPCSLSGVSGECLARHIAELMRASWVRICESGFGSPCFYYES; encoded by the coding sequence ATGCGTACATGTGTTGAACTTAGGGGTAGTATATCGGTCGCACATAATCCCTCTTTTTCTCCAAAGTGGGCACGGATTCATGGCCACGACTACGTAATCACCGTAGGTATATGTAGAGACGGATACACAGATGTTGTAGTCGATGCAGCAGAAGTTAGCGAAAAATTTAGGAAAGTCTTGACATCTATGGACGGGAGGTATTTGGCATCGCCATTTGAAAAACTGCCGCCCGATATAAAAGATGTATATATAGTGCCGTGTAGCCTATCTGGCGTCAGTGGCGAGTGTTTAGCAAGACATATAGCAGAACTTATGAGGGCTTCTTGGGTCAGGATATGTGAAAGTGGGTTTGGATCTCCCTGTTTTTACTACGAGAGTTAA
- a CDS encoding ubiquitin-like small modifier protein 1: MKIRVKFLASLYELTGVLKTELDVPDGISIKELISLLSMRYRNLETEILDETGNLKPMYNILVNGRAIEWLNGLATKLKDGDEVVFIPPAAGG; the protein is encoded by the coding sequence GTGAAGATCAGAGTTAAGTTTTTGGCGTCTCTATACGAGTTAACAGGAGTTTTAAAAACGGAACTCGACGTCCCCGACGGAATTTCAATAAAGGAACTCATAAGTCTCTTGAGTATGCGCTATCGAAATCTAGAGACAGAGATTTTAGACGAAACTGGTAATTTAAAACCTATGTATAACATCTTAGTCAACGGAAGAGCTATAGAGTGGCTTAATGGTCTAGCTACAAAATTAAAAGATGGCGACGAAGTGGTTTTTATACCGCCGGCAGCTGGAGGTTAG
- a CDS encoding flavin reductase, which translates to MCEKAPLPTPILIIVVENHGAVVGWPLVIPGETTLIALPFYKDRKTLALIRQKKAFSINLVNDAQRAVEIFGKPGEKKLEKWGNVVNCKVAPCYALGDASRVIECIYRGEFGIKDHVVVLCSAVASYGCGKFTMWDPCANLQLPAV; encoded by the coding sequence ATGTGCGAGAAAGCGCCGCTTCCAACTCCAATTCTAATAATAGTAGTGGAGAATCACGGTGCGGTAGTCGGATGGCCCCTCGTAATACCTGGAGAGACCACGCTTATCGCACTGCCGTTTTATAAAGACCGAAAGACTCTGGCACTTATAAGACAGAAAAAAGCGTTTTCTATAAATCTCGTAAATGACGCTCAGAGGGCTGTTGAGATATTTGGTAAGCCAGGCGAGAAAAAACTTGAGAAATGGGGCAATGTCGTTAATTGTAAAGTTGCGCCTTGTTACGCTTTGGGAGATGCGTCAAGAGTAATAGAGTGTATATACCGAGGGGAGTTTGGGATAAAAGATCATGTAGTAGTCCTCTGCAGTGCTGTGGCAAGTTATGGATGTGGCAAATTCACAATGTGGGATCCCTGCGCTAACCTCCAGCTGCCGGCGGTATAA
- a CDS encoding ribbon-helix-helix domain-containing protein has protein sequence MEYEKSVVTTVILPKHLVRKIDRLVTRGYFRSRGDVIKYAIENLLKKYAV, from the coding sequence GTGGAATACGAAAAGTCTGTAGTTACCACGGTGATTTTGCCAAAACACTTAGTGAGGAAGATAGATCGGCTAGTTACAAGAGGCTATTTCAGAAGCCGGGGGGATGTGATAAAATATGCTATAGAAAACTTGCTTAAAAAATATGCCGTCTAG
- a CDS encoding fumarate hydratase, giving the protein MLDQTVLKVAKEVIVRASIGPALDVTSALKKAQETEENEAAKVQLGAILKNIELSTTEKAAVCQDTGFPNFFIKLGDRFPLRSKIYDILTQAVREVTKELPLRPNTVHPFTEKNPGDNTGVGAPWFEVELFDGDYLEFYYVPKGGGTELPSKAFTLPPGIAMKELPRLVLEAVIDAGPMPCPPVIVGIGIGPSVDIAAKLAKKAATLRPVGSRHPEPEIAKMEEELLKAINKLGMGVHGVGGRVTALDVHIEYVYRHPATFSIGIVFSCWATRRAGARVYSDGRYEFI; this is encoded by the coding sequence ATGCTTGACCAAACCGTCCTTAAAGTTGCTAAAGAAGTCATTGTACGCGCAAGCATAGGACCTGCTCTTGACGTTACTTCGGCATTGAAAAAAGCACAAGAAACCGAAGAAAATGAAGCTGCTAAGGTCCAATTAGGCGCTATATTAAAAAACATAGAACTTTCAACAACAGAGAAGGCGGCGGTGTGTCAAGACACAGGATTTCCCAACTTTTTCATCAAACTTGGCGATCGATTTCCGCTGAGAAGCAAGATATATGATATATTAACACAAGCTGTACGTGAAGTTACAAAAGAACTACCGCTAAGGCCAAACACTGTCCACCCGTTTACAGAGAAGAACCCAGGCGACAATACTGGAGTAGGCGCCCCCTGGTTTGAGGTAGAGCTTTTCGACGGCGACTACCTAGAGTTCTACTATGTGCCAAAGGGAGGAGGCACTGAATTACCAAGTAAAGCCTTTACGCTGCCGCCCGGCATTGCGATGAAAGAGCTACCCCGCCTAGTGTTAGAGGCTGTAATTGACGCAGGCCCCATGCCTTGCCCCCCTGTAATTGTCGGCATAGGTATAGGCCCCTCGGTAGATATAGCAGCAAAACTAGCTAAGAAAGCTGCAACACTCAGGCCTGTGGGATCTAGACACCCAGAGCCAGAGATAGCCAAAATGGAAGAGGAGTTGTTAAAGGCTATAAATAAACTCGGCATGGGAGTTCACGGAGTTGGCGGCAGAGTTACAGCCCTTGATGTACACATAGAATACGTCTATCGACATCCTGCCACCTTCTCTATTGGAATAGTATTCTCCTGTTGGGCAACCCGTAGAGCAGGTGCCAGAGTATATTCAGACGGGAGGTATGAGTTTATCTAG
- a CDS encoding FumA C-terminus/TtdB family hydratase beta subunit, whose translation MPTYYLKTPLSTEDIAKLRIGDTVYISGVIVSARDSAHKRMLEYVERGEKLPVDLKGGVIYHAGPVAKKTDRGWEIISMGPTTSARMETFEADVIEKLGVKLVVGKGGMGKRTAEAMKKHVAAYAIFTGGAGVLAAKAIKRVIDVYWLDLGIAEAMWVLEVENFGPLTIMIDPTGRNYYDEQREEARRRVPEILKLMEWPY comes from the coding sequence ATGCCGACGTATTACCTTAAGACGCCGCTTTCTACAGAAGATATTGCAAAGCTACGCATAGGCGATACAGTATATATAAGCGGCGTAATTGTCAGTGCTAGAGATTCAGCTCATAAGAGAATGCTAGAATATGTAGAACGCGGGGAAAAGTTGCCAGTGGACTTAAAAGGCGGCGTCATCTACCACGCAGGGCCTGTCGCTAAAAAAACCGATAGAGGTTGGGAAATTATTAGCATGGGTCCAACAACGTCGGCTAGAATGGAGACTTTTGAAGCTGATGTTATTGAGAAACTTGGCGTAAAGTTAGTTGTTGGCAAAGGCGGCATGGGAAAGAGGACCGCAGAGGCTATGAAAAAACACGTAGCAGCATACGCAATTTTTACAGGCGGCGCTGGAGTTCTCGCAGCAAAGGCTATAAAGAGGGTGATCGACGTCTATTGGCTAGACTTGGGGATTGCAGAGGCTATGTGGGTTCTCGAAGTCGAGAATTTTGGGCCGTTGACCATAATGATAGATCCAACAGGCAGGAATTACTACGATGAGCAAAGAGAGGAGGCGAGGAGGAGAGTACCAGAGATTCTAAAGTTGATGGAGTGGCCTTATTAA
- a CDS encoding DEAD/DEAH box helicase, giving the protein MVFHLLHPKLQKAIKELGYLTPTPIQTEGIPRILSGSHVLLIAPTGFGKTEAALFPIISKMIETSNVSGIRCIYITPLRSLNRDLLRRLYALADAVGLSIAIRHGDTTQKERKAIAVRPPDILITTPESLQILLLHRKLREHLRNVRFVIVDEIHELINSKRGVQLAIGLERLVELAGEFQRVGLSATVGAPQLVADFLGGVGRKVEIVDVSGEKRLEIDTVLPMPSEEDHIDAEKFDVTPETLARIRKIAEYLRSSKGAVLIFTNTRDGAEFLASKLRSILGDSVEVHHSSLSREHRISVEERLKKGRLKAVVATSSLELGIDVGHIDLVIQYGSPRQVSKLVQRVGRSGHGLDKISRGIIVASDFEDLLEAEVIVERALKGRLEEEVEYHENALDILLHQIVGIALEAKVDGKEINLDYILKVVRRAHPYRNLTEEDIRLVLDFAERHKLLRGLKPRRHSIRYYFENVSTIPDEKSYKALDETTGRIVGELDSEFVYSIEPGTKIVLSGRVWVFSRKENDAVYLYPDFDVKGALPAWLGEQIPVPYEVAQEVCIRRAEVLQKALAGENELGLDLEGLEAELVPTPERLHIHVLGNKYAVIHSCLGTKGNEALGLYLSHALSGYVGPVGYRSDAYRVLLIFRDYVPINAIEEVFRKPQEFVYRTLRNAIKNSKIFRYRFLQVARRVGIVSKDAQEIPTKLIEIYLDDLPGLETLNEMFVERVDVKAMISLIEKLSNGRIPIVVRKLQRPTLLEKPILEEALRLDFSFRGLSRESLADIVRRRILNKYVTLLCLNCGWTLMTRAAALPDDIHCQKCGVRALAVIKGVDLEKARNILNKFRLKQRLSVDERKILENLQQSAAIVLEHGKVGVIIQLAHGIGPKTAIKVLNKVFEGEDLWLAILDAERQYATTKAFWD; this is encoded by the coding sequence GTGGTTTTTCATCTACTTCACCCCAAGTTACAAAAGGCGATAAAAGAATTGGGATATCTAACGCCTACGCCTATACAAACAGAAGGCATCCCCAGAATACTTTCTGGTTCTCATGTCCTCCTAATCGCTCCCACAGGTTTCGGCAAAACAGAGGCGGCTCTCTTCCCCATAATTTCAAAAATGATAGAAACAAGCAACGTTAGTGGTATTAGATGTATTTACATTACACCATTGAGGTCTTTAAATCGTGACCTACTGCGACGGCTTTACGCGTTGGCGGATGCCGTTGGTCTCTCCATAGCCATAAGACATGGCGATACAACACAGAAAGAAAGAAAGGCCATTGCCGTACGACCTCCCGACATCCTTATCACAACTCCGGAATCTCTACAAATATTACTATTGCATCGTAAACTTAGAGAGCATTTAAGAAATGTACGTTTTGTAATTGTCGACGAAATTCACGAACTTATCAATAGTAAGAGAGGTGTGCAACTAGCTATTGGACTAGAACGCTTGGTCGAACTTGCAGGGGAGTTCCAGAGAGTGGGGCTTTCTGCAACAGTAGGAGCCCCCCAGCTTGTGGCCGATTTTCTTGGTGGCGTTGGTAGAAAAGTAGAAATAGTCGATGTGTCGGGAGAGAAGAGACTTGAGATCGATACAGTACTCCCAATGCCGTCAGAGGAGGATCATATAGACGCTGAGAAATTTGACGTAACGCCAGAGACTTTAGCTAGAATTAGAAAAATCGCTGAATACCTAAGGTCTTCAAAAGGCGCCGTGTTAATCTTTACAAATACTAGAGACGGCGCAGAGTTTCTCGCGTCAAAACTAAGGAGTATTTTAGGCGATAGCGTAGAAGTACATCATTCGTCTCTCTCTAGAGAGCATAGAATTTCTGTTGAAGAACGTCTTAAAAAAGGTAGGTTAAAAGCTGTCGTAGCCACTTCAAGTCTAGAGCTTGGGATAGATGTAGGACACATCGATCTGGTTATACAATATGGTTCGCCAAGACAAGTTTCGAAACTAGTCCAGAGAGTTGGCAGAAGCGGACACGGACTAGACAAAATCTCCCGCGGCATAATTGTGGCGTCTGATTTTGAAGACTTGTTAGAGGCCGAAGTAATTGTAGAAAGAGCGTTAAAAGGTAGACTTGAGGAAGAGGTAGAATACCACGAAAATGCGCTTGATATATTACTTCACCAAATAGTTGGAATCGCTCTGGAGGCTAAAGTTGATGGTAAAGAGATAAACCTAGACTACATACTTAAGGTAGTAAGAAGAGCACATCCTTATAGAAACTTGACCGAAGAGGACATACGGCTTGTGCTAGATTTTGCAGAGCGACACAAACTCTTAAGGGGTTTAAAGCCGAGGAGACATAGTATACGATATTATTTTGAGAACGTATCTACAATACCTGATGAGAAGAGTTATAAAGCTCTTGATGAAACCACTGGGAGGATAGTTGGCGAGTTAGACAGCGAGTTTGTCTACTCAATAGAGCCGGGTACAAAGATTGTACTTTCTGGCAGAGTCTGGGTTTTTTCCAGAAAGGAAAATGACGCTGTGTACTTATACCCCGATTTCGATGTCAAAGGTGCTTTGCCTGCGTGGCTAGGCGAACAGATACCCGTCCCATATGAGGTAGCTCAAGAGGTCTGTATAAGGCGAGCCGAGGTTTTGCAAAAGGCGTTGGCGGGGGAAAACGAGCTGGGGTTGGATTTAGAGGGTTTAGAGGCCGAGCTTGTGCCAACCCCTGAAAGGTTGCATATACATGTATTGGGTAATAAGTATGCAGTAATACACAGTTGTTTAGGAACCAAGGGCAATGAGGCATTGGGTCTCTATCTTTCTCACGCACTTTCTGGATATGTAGGGCCTGTTGGTTATAGATCAGATGCGTATAGAGTTCTCCTCATTTTTAGAGATTACGTTCCTATAAACGCAATAGAAGAAGTCTTTAGAAAGCCTCAGGAGTTTGTATACAGGACTTTACGAAACGCTATAAAAAATTCTAAAATATTTAGATATAGATTTTTGCAAGTAGCTAGGAGAGTTGGAATTGTGTCAAAAGATGCACAAGAAATCCCTACGAAACTAATCGAGATCTACCTAGATGATTTGCCAGGGCTTGAAACTCTAAATGAGATGTTTGTAGAAAGAGTAGATGTTAAAGCAATGATATCTTTAATTGAGAAATTATCCAATGGACGCATCCCTATTGTAGTTAGGAAGTTGCAGAGACCTACGTTGTTAGAAAAGCCCATATTAGAAGAGGCGTTACGTCTAGATTTCTCATTTAGAGGACTTTCTAGGGAGTCTCTTGCCGATATTGTTAGGAGGCGTATTTTGAATAAATACGTCACTTTATTATGCCTTAACTGTGGTTGGACACTTATGACAAGAGCAGCCGCGCTTCCAGACGATATCCACTGCCAAAAGTGTGGCGTTAGAGCATTAGCTGTAATAAAAGGAGTCGATCTAGAGAAGGCAAGAAATATACTGAATAAGTTTAGGCTTAAGCAGAGACTAAGTGTAGACGAGAGGAAGATCTTGGAAAATCTACAACAGAGTGCGGCTATAGTGCTTGAACATGGAAAAGTTGGCGTTATTATACAACTTGCTCATGGAATAGGGCCAAAAACTGCTATAAAGGTGTTAAACAAGGTTTTTGAAGGCGAAGACCTCTGGCTCGCCATATTAGATGCAGAGAGGCAGTATGCGACAACTAAAGCATTTTGGGATTAG
- a CDS encoding Lsm family RNA-binding protein — MATTLAEASKRFVAELNNVIGREVQVVLSNGEVYKGILHAVDNQLNIVLANAISKTGERYTRVFIMYRYIVHIDSIEKRIDLREFAKQAEKIFPGMVKYLEETNTVIIGDKVRVSEIGVEGVGPVAERVKRLFEEFLKSKGIE; from the coding sequence ATGGCAACAACTTTAGCAGAAGCTAGCAAGAGGTTTGTAGCTGAGCTCAATAACGTCATAGGTAGAGAGGTACAAGTTGTCCTTTCTAACGGGGAGGTATATAAAGGCATACTACATGCAGTAGATAACCAGCTTAATATAGTCCTTGCAAATGCTATTAGTAAGACTGGGGAGAGGTATACAAGAGTATTCATTATGTATAGATATATTGTCCATATAGACAGCATAGAAAAGAGAATTGACTTACGGGAGTTTGCAAAACAAGCAGAAAAAATATTTCCAGGGATGGTGAAATATCTTGAAGAGACAAACACCGTCATCATAGGCGACAAAGTTCGTGTTAGTGAAATTGGTGTTGAAGGTGTAGGGCCGGTTGCCGAACGCGTCAAGAGACTTTTTGAAGAATTTCTAAAGTCGAAGGGTATCGAATAA
- a CDS encoding TFIIB-type zinc ribbon-containing protein, with protein sequence MICPYCRSDKIILKDGEYICTECGTVLGFEVVAPVSKQNMSVIRRRTIFLSLEKENKKTINMKYSDIVKFYINKISTELAIENIREVAWDLFQKLDKRVYQGKNPRVIAASVVYLAAEAMGVQIYKQTIAKIVNISKFTIRDTVSKLRRHVSTTH encoded by the coding sequence ATGATTTGTCCATATTGTAGATCTGACAAAATTATATTAAAAGACGGCGAATACATCTGTACAGAATGCGGAACAGTACTTGGTTTTGAAGTAGTCGCGCCCGTATCAAAGCAGAATATGTCAGTTATAAGAAGACGTACTATATTTCTAAGTCTTGAAAAAGAAAACAAAAAAACTATCAATATGAAATATAGCGATATAGTAAAATTTTATATTAATAAAATTTCTACAGAACTAGCTATAGAAAATATTAGAGAGGTAGCATGGGATCTATTTCAAAAGCTAGATAAAAGGGTCTATCAGGGCAAAAACCCTAGGGTGATAGCCGCCTCGGTTGTCTACCTAGCCGCAGAGGCTATGGGGGTTCAGATATACAAACAGACTATTGCAAAGATAGTAAATATAAGTAAATTTACTATTAGAGATACAGTTTCGAAATTAAGGAGACATGTTTCTACTACTCACTAA
- a CDS encoding ATPase, T2SS/T4P/T4SS family has protein sequence MFLLLTKILECIACKYSCQEKGLCSFNKHELYSVIELASRIFSRDIDATLDLRYKLFEKIDRKIAIRATLATIGLLKIAEFVESNDVEDILVIPGRPIYITKHAEKLRTSKIADITLVKNMLKLAHMKGIELTTANPSIRYGVRFGPIRMRISLDLPPVVPNPQAYLRIHKSKITIDKLLDSRFITIEQLREIYRLIKEGKHIVITGPPGSGKTTFLVALDDLIPPNLQRVYIDEADEFDEDPKKNQIKIRNVDKIKEVYASLNRNIDVIFIGELQYENHFHAFKTATEIGIQTLATMHSTSVNDAIERLEKYVKLKNIAIIQLAKQPKEAVKRKVVEVYVK, from the coding sequence ATGTTTCTACTACTCACTAAGATCCTAGAGTGTATAGCATGTAAATACTCTTGTCAAGAGAAGGGACTTTGTAGTTTTAATAAACATGAACTTTATTCAGTCATAGAACTGGCATCAAGAATCTTTTCAAGAGACATAGATGCTACTTTAGATCTCAGATATAAATTATTTGAGAAAATAGACAGAAAAATTGCCATAAGAGCCACGCTGGCCACTATTGGATTGTTAAAGATCGCCGAATTTGTAGAAAGCAACGACGTAGAAGATATCCTTGTAATTCCCGGGCGTCCTATATACATAACAAAGCATGCTGAAAAACTTAGAACTTCTAAAATTGCTGATATTACACTAGTAAAGAATATGTTAAAACTGGCACATATGAAGGGGATAGAACTAACTACGGCAAACCCATCGATTAGATATGGCGTGAGATTTGGCCCAATTAGAATGAGAATTTCGCTAGATCTGCCCCCAGTGGTTCCAAATCCACAAGCCTATCTTAGGATACATAAGTCTAAAATCACTATAGATAAACTATTAGATTCTAGGTTTATAACTATTGAACAATTACGTGAAATTTATAGATTGATAAAAGAGGGGAAACATATTGTAATCACAGGGCCGCCCGGCTCTGGAAAAACAACATTTCTTGTGGCGTTAGATGATTTAATACCACCAAACCTACAGCGAGTCTACATAGACGAGGCTGATGAATTTGATGAAGATCCAAAAAAGAACCAAATAAAGATAAGAAATGTAGACAAGATAAAAGAAGTATATGCATCACTAAATAGAAATATAGATGTCATATTTATCGGAGAGTTACAATATGAGAATCATTTTCACGCATTTAAAACTGCAACAGAGATAGGTATACAGACTTTAGCAACTATGCATTCTACATCTGTAAATGATGCAATAGAGAGACTAGAGAAATATGTTAAATTGAAAAATATTGCCATAATACAGCTTGCCAAACAACCTAAGGAGGCAGTCAAGAGAAAAGTCGTAGAAGTATATGTTAAATGA